Proteins encoded by one window of Chryseobacterium foetidum:
- a CDS encoding glutathionylspermidine synthase family protein, which produces MKRIPSPFRKNWEHKLENLGFGYHSMEDLYWDESLYYELSMDEVNTIERATAELWQMCLEAVDYVIDKNLWDRFNIPEYFRKYIVTSWEEDHPSIYGRFDFGFDGKNLKLLEFNADTPTSLYEGSVIQWYWLQEMFPGKDQFNSIHEKLVDYWTYLKKYMDPHYIYFASLTNIEDVTNVEYLRDCATQAGFETEFIPIQDIGWAEDVGEFIAADRSVMEYIFKLYPYEWILDDGFGEKLVKNNFRSQWIEPSWKILLSSKAILPILWEMYPNHPYLLECYFEQRTLTSFVKKPIYSREGANVSIHKNSVLLEKNEGEYGKTGFIYQQLFDLPNFDGNHPVIGSWVIGQEAAGIGIRESVNLITNNQSRFVPHLIDQNKLYIKEKEL; this is translated from the coding sequence ATGAAAAGAATACCCTCACCATTCAGAAAAAACTGGGAACACAAGCTTGAAAATTTAGGTTTTGGATATCATTCTATGGAAGATTTGTATTGGGATGAAAGTCTTTATTACGAACTTTCCATGGATGAAGTGAACACCATCGAAAGGGCAACTGCAGAATTGTGGCAGATGTGTCTGGAAGCTGTAGATTATGTTATCGACAAGAATCTTTGGGACAGGTTTAATATTCCTGAATATTTCAGAAAATATATCGTCACGAGCTGGGAAGAAGATCATCCTTCGATTTACGGAAGGTTTGATTTTGGTTTTGACGGGAAAAATTTAAAACTTCTTGAATTCAATGCTGATACGCCGACTTCTCTTTACGAAGGCTCTGTTATTCAGTGGTACTGGTTACAGGAAATGTTTCCGGGGAAAGATCAGTTTAATTCCATCCATGAAAAACTGGTTGATTACTGGACGTATCTTAAAAAATATATGGATCCGCATTATATTTATTTTGCTTCCCTTACAAATATTGAAGACGTCACCAATGTGGAATATCTGCGTGATTGTGCTACACAGGCTGGTTTTGAAACTGAATTTATTCCGATTCAGGATATTGGCTGGGCGGAAGATGTGGGAGAGTTCATTGCGGCTGACCGAAGTGTAATGGAATATATTTTCAAACTTTATCCTTACGAATGGATTTTGGATGACGGTTTTGGTGAAAAATTAGTTAAAAATAATTTCAGATCTCAATGGATCGAGCCGTCATGGAAAATACTTCTTTCTTCAAAAGCTATTTTGCCTATTTTATGGGAAATGTATCCAAATCACCCCTATCTTTTGGAGTGTTATTTTGAACAGAGAACTCTAACGAGTTTCGTAAAAAAACCAATCTATTCACGGGAGGGAGCGAATGTGAGTATTCACAAAAATAGTGTTCTGTTGGAGAAAAATGAAGGCGAGTATGGCAAAACCGGTTTCATCTATCAGCAGTTGTTTGATCTTCCCAACTTCGACGGAAATCATCCTGTCATCGGAAGCTGGGTCATCGGTCAGGAGGCTGCCGGAATCGGCATCAGGGAAAGTGTCAATTTAATTACGAATAATCAAAGTCGGTTTGTGCCTCATTTAATTGATCAGAACAAACTGTATATAAAAGAAAAGGAGCTGTGA
- a CDS encoding TAT-variant-translocated molybdopterin oxidoreductase has translation MASNKIQFRSIHELKDPALNGKLALKEFQEEIPVEDFLDKAETSDASTTRRDFLKLLGFSTAAVTLAACEAPVIKTIPYVVKPHDIIPGVPNYYASTYFDGFDFASVLVKTREGRPIKIDPNPAAGDLGKTNARAQAAVLSLYDNDKVKQPKLDGKDETFDKVDDFVIKGLNEAQASGKKIVLLSQSFASPTFKKLFAEFKAKYPTAELVTYDAFPHNAALDAAQEVFGTRALPVYDLKGSELVVAFQADFLGDFNAASLETSYASARTPGATMLRHIQVESNMSLTGANADSRYRLKPSAVNKTLVEVYNAIVGGTAPADKTAAEIVKELQAKGSKAVVFADGSKAAQVLAHLINQKLGSVAFTGKANFLKEFDKARFEEFLGWVNGGQVGVLITNNVDPIYSYHKGQDFKKSLAKVPYIVAVADKKNEMYKAAKAVIPVANWLESWGDMEPQTGAYTLMQPTIQKIYKSRQIEESLLVWKNGKNNAANNYYDYLKANAGSLLGGTSFNKALYNGFVASTNATMLSYAGGNAGQALAELGNFKPAELELVLYTKTAMGDGTQANNPWLQELPDPITRMSWDNYLTISPKDAEKFEIKNDLNARMQLDGSYVNLTVNGVKLENVPVFVQPGQAEGSVGLAVGYGKKNSGATADTGVNAYPLFDGSNLVVSGVKIEKTGEDHEFAGVQLQNTLMGRYEIAREVPLADFINVPFDDEHKGWNKPLEYHTISGALPAAKIDLWDAFDDTDGPHFNLSVDLNSCTGCGACIIACQAENNVPVVGKEEIRMSRDMYWLRIDRYYSSKETLTVYDGLAQDKAVPELYGSKVLGIEGSLENPAENPDVIFQPVMCQHCNHAPCETVCPVAATSHGKQGQNHMAYNRCIGTRYCANNCPYKVRRFNWFTYNLNDRFDFNQNNDLGRMVLNPDVVVRTRGVMEKCSMCIQETQATILAAKRENRRVTDNEFKNSCACAAACSTGAMTFGDMNDKESEVRKLYSSNRRYHLLEEIGTKPNVFYHTKVRNRVEK, from the coding sequence ATGGCTTCAAATAAAATACAATTCAGAAGTATTCACGAACTTAAAGACCCTGCCTTAAACGGTAAGTTGGCTCTTAAGGAGTTCCAGGAAGAAATTCCGGTAGAAGATTTTCTCGACAAAGCGGAAACCAGCGATGCAAGTACAACCAGAAGAGATTTCCTAAAACTTTTAGGTTTCTCAACTGCGGCGGTAACTTTGGCAGCGTGTGAAGCTCCGGTAATCAAAACGATTCCTTATGTAGTAAAGCCACATGATATTATTCCTGGGGTTCCAAATTACTACGCTTCAACATATTTTGACGGTTTCGATTTCGCCAGCGTTTTAGTAAAAACCAGAGAAGGAAGACCAATCAAAATTGATCCGAACCCGGCAGCCGGCGATTTAGGTAAAACTAATGCAAGAGCTCAGGCAGCTGTACTTTCGTTGTATGACAATGATAAAGTAAAGCAACCGAAACTGGACGGGAAAGACGAAACTTTCGACAAAGTAGATGATTTCGTTATCAAAGGATTAAACGAGGCTCAGGCTTCAGGTAAAAAGATTGTTCTTTTATCTCAGTCTTTCGCTTCACCTACTTTCAAAAAATTATTTGCTGAATTTAAAGCAAAATATCCGACTGCAGAGTTGGTAACTTACGATGCTTTCCCTCACAATGCAGCTTTAGATGCTGCTCAGGAAGTATTCGGAACAAGAGCTTTACCTGTTTATGACCTTAAAGGTTCTGAGTTGGTAGTAGCTTTCCAGGCAGATTTCCTGGGAGATTTTAATGCTGCAAGCCTTGAAACTTCTTATGCTTCTGCAAGAACTCCGGGAGCAACAATGTTAAGACACATTCAGGTAGAATCCAATATGTCTTTAACCGGTGCCAATGCCGATTCAAGATACAGATTAAAGCCAAGTGCTGTAAACAAAACTTTGGTTGAAGTTTACAACGCTATCGTTGGAGGAACTGCTCCGGCTGATAAAACTGCAGCAGAAATCGTGAAAGAACTTCAGGCTAAAGGAAGCAAAGCTGTTGTATTTGCTGACGGATCTAAAGCTGCTCAGGTTTTAGCACACTTAATCAACCAAAAATTAGGTTCTGTTGCTTTCACTGGTAAGGCAAACTTCCTGAAAGAATTTGACAAAGCAAGATTTGAAGAGTTCTTAGGATGGGTAAACGGTGGACAGGTTGGTGTTTTAATCACAAACAATGTAGACCCTATTTATTCTTACCACAAAGGTCAGGACTTCAAAAAATCTTTGGCAAAAGTACCTTACATCGTTGCTGTTGCTGATAAGAAAAACGAAATGTATAAAGCAGCGAAAGCTGTAATTCCTGTAGCCAACTGGTTGGAGTCCTGGGGAGACATGGAGCCTCAGACAGGTGCTTATACATTAATGCAGCCAACGATCCAGAAAATTTACAAATCAAGACAGATCGAAGAATCTTTATTGGTTTGGAAGAATGGAAAAAACAATGCTGCCAATAACTATTACGATTATTTAAAAGCTAATGCAGGTTCTCTTTTAGGAGGGACTTCATTTAATAAAGCTTTATATAACGGTTTTGTAGCTTCTACAAATGCAACAATGCTTTCTTACGCTGGTGGAAACGCTGGTCAGGCATTAGCTGAATTAGGAAACTTCAAACCTGCTGAATTAGAATTGGTATTGTATACCAAGACTGCAATGGGAGACGGAACTCAGGCAAACAACCCTTGGTTGCAGGAATTACCGGATCCAATTACAAGAATGTCATGGGATAACTATCTGACTATTTCTCCTAAAGATGCTGAAAAGTTTGAGATTAAAAATGATCTAAACGCTAGAATGCAACTTGACGGTTCTTATGTAAACCTTACAGTAAACGGAGTAAAATTAGAAAACGTTCCTGTCTTTGTACAGCCGGGTCAGGCAGAAGGATCAGTAGGTCTTGCTGTTGGATACGGAAAGAAAAATTCAGGGGCAACTGCTGATACAGGAGTAAATGCTTATCCTCTATTTGATGGATCAAACCTTGTAGTTTCAGGTGTAAAAATTGAAAAAACAGGAGAAGACCACGAATTTGCGGGAGTTCAGCTTCAAAATACTTTAATGGGTCGTTACGAAATCGCAAGAGAAGTTCCTTTGGCAGATTTCATCAACGTACCTTTCGATGATGAGCACAAAGGATGGAACAAGCCTTTGGAATATCACACGATCAGCGGAGCTCTTCCAGCTGCAAAAATTGACCTTTGGGATGCTTTCGACGATACAGACGGGCCTCACTTTAACTTATCTGTTGACCTGAACTCGTGTACTGGTTGTGGTGCTTGTATCATCGCCTGTCAGGCTGAAAACAATGTTCCTGTAGTAGGAAAAGAGGAAATCAGAATGTCAAGGGATATGTATTGGTTGAGAATTGACCGTTACTATTCTTCAAAAGAAACATTAACTGTTTATGATGGTTTAGCTCAGGATAAAGCCGTTCCGGAATTATATGGAAGCAAAGTTCTTGGAATCGAGGGATCTTTAGAAAATCCTGCAGAAAATCCGGACGTAATCTTCCAGCCGGTAATGTGTCAGCACTGTAACCACGCACCTTGTGAAACTGTTTGTCCGGTAGCGGCGACTTCACACGGTAAGCAGGGACAGAACCACATGGCTTATAACAGATGTATCGGTACAAGATACTGTGCAAACAACTGTCCTTATAAAGTAAGACGTTTCAACTGGTTTACTTATAACTTAAATGACCGTTTTGATTTTAATCAGAATAACGATTTAGGTAGAATGGTATTGAATCCGGATGTTGTTGTAAGAACAAGAGGGGTAATGGAGAAATGTTCTATGTGTATCCAGGAAACTCAGGCTACAATTTTAGCTGCGAAGAGAGAGAACAGAAGAGTAACAGACAACGAATTTAAAAATTCTTGTGCCTGTGCAGCTGCTTGTTCTACCGGAGCAATGACGTTTGGAGACATGAATGACAAAGAGTCTGAAGTTAGAAAATTATATTCTAGTAACAGAAGATATCATTTACTTGAAGAGATCGGCACAAAACCAAACGTGTTCTATCACACTAAAGTAAGAAACAGAGTAGAAAAATAA
- a CDS encoding c-type cytochrome has protein sequence MLKMKNNILKITAVLGLSAVLFTSCGPKDNTPLVYFPDMYFPVAYDPLMKAQDAYSDHENEIPAFVKNNGATGLSPVEGSVAQNKDGIFAEGKLPKNPDEYNAGYDASKTVSTSPLNPANAEKDIERGKFLFERTCAACHGTGGDGQGPIVQSGAYAGVPNYADREITVGSVHYVLTNGRNAMGSYAGQLNPGDRWRVAMYVMNAFKKGAATPAATPAATPAATTESTETKK, from the coding sequence ATGCTTAAGATGAAGAATAATATTTTAAAAATTACAGCCGTTTTAGGTCTTTCAGCAGTATTATTTACTTCCTGCGGACCGAAAGATAATACACCCTTGGTATATTTCCCGGATATGTATTTTCCTGTAGCTTACGATCCTTTGATGAAGGCTCAGGATGCTTATTCAGATCATGAAAATGAAATTCCTGCTTTTGTAAAAAATAACGGTGCCACAGGTCTTTCTCCTGTAGAAGGTTCAGTTGCCCAGAATAAAGACGGTATTTTCGCTGAAGGTAAACTTCCAAAAAATCCGGACGAATACAACGCTGGTTATGATGCTTCTAAAACAGTAAGTACATCACCTTTGAATCCTGCAAACGCTGAAAAAGATATCGAAAGAGGAAAGTTCTTATTTGAGCGTACCTGCGCAGCCTGTCATGGTACAGGAGGTGATGGTCAGGGACCAATCGTTCAGAGCGGAGCCTATGCCGGTGTACCAAATTATGCAGACAGAGAAATTACTGTAGGATCTGTGCATTATGTATTAACTAACGGTAGAAATGCCATGGGATCTTATGCAGGACAGCTGAACCCTGGCGACAGATGGAGAGTGGCGATGTATGTGATGAATGCTTTCAAAAAAGGAGCAGCAACACCAGCAGCAACTCCGGCGGCTACACCAGCAGCAACTACTGAATCTACTGAAACTAAAAAATAA
- the ribH gene encoding 6,7-dimethyl-8-ribityllumazine synthase, with the protein MATVNLSDYKPLHISNAEDFSIGIVFSEWNDFVTYNLRDAALEILEKEGVKKENIRLFSVPGAFELNYASMQLCKERKFDAVISIGCVIRGETPHFDFVCDAVAQGIKDCNILTDTPTIFCVLTDDTKEQSIARSGGDLGNKGVEAAVTALRMIDFKKNLSDKKGNIGFGK; encoded by the coding sequence ATGGCAACAGTTAATCTTTCAGATTACAAGCCACTTCATATATCCAATGCCGAAGATTTTTCTATCGGCATTGTTTTTTCTGAGTGGAATGACTTTGTAACCTACAATCTTCGTGATGCAGCGCTTGAAATTCTTGAAAAAGAAGGCGTAAAAAAAGAAAACATCAGACTTTTTTCGGTTCCGGGAGCTTTTGAACTGAATTATGCAAGCATGCAGCTTTGCAAAGAACGTAAGTTTGATGCGGTAATTTCTATAGGATGCGTAATCCGTGGCGAAACGCCTCATTTTGATTTTGTATGTGATGCCGTGGCACAAGGAATTAAAGACTGCAATATTTTAACAGATACCCCAACTATTTTCTGCGTTTTAACTGATGACACCAAAGAACAGTCAATCGCAAGAAGTGGCGGCGACCTTGGAAATAAAGGCGTTGAAGCGGCGGTAACGGCTTTGAGAATGATTGATTTTAAAAAGAATCTTTCAGACAAAAAAGGAAATATTGGTTTCGGGAAATAA
- a CDS encoding quinol:cytochrome C oxidoreductase, with translation MYSFSPKLKSTSLILLVVGLVLFAAGYFMNSGLSTEKIEHMMEAVHASGHDAPTHSSQQVGPQDHEAHLEHATMQIHNSPLASIHFVAVFFFGISAAVLFFYCIQHAAHAGWPIIITRVMEAIASYIPYGGAILIIIMILNITHQGHLFHWMDPDLTDPTSAHFDVILFEKKIFLNIPFYAIRTFIYVLGASFFAWKLKAQSKKVDDTKSLVEYQFLYRWAVGYIAFFGFASAAWAWDWLMSIDPHWYSTMYIWYSMVSCLSSGVAVIILLSVYLKKNGFLPQFNDNHLHDLGVFLFATSLLWTYTWFAQFMLYWYANIPEEVNYFFGRFQHYSPTFLPMLVFNFLLPLLVLVSSSIKRNYKVVTTMACIVIFGHLLDYFNMVMPGTVGPFWKTPELLLLVAGAVLFVVGLFMFTVLSALSKLKLIPTGNPYLHESEIYEYPF, from the coding sequence ATGTATAGTTTTTCACCAAAATTAAAATCAACTTCTCTCATACTTCTTGTTGTAGGTTTGGTTCTTTTCGCAGCCGGGTATTTCATGAATAGCGGTTTATCTACTGAGAAAATAGAACACATGATGGAGGCAGTACATGCCTCAGGTCATGATGCACCTACGCATTCAAGCCAGCAGGTGGGTCCTCAGGATCACGAAGCTCACCTTGAGCATGCAACAATGCAGATTCACAATTCGCCATTGGCATCTATTCATTTTGTAGCTGTATTTTTCTTCGGAATCAGTGCTGCAGTATTGTTTTTCTACTGTATTCAGCATGCAGCTCATGCAGGATGGCCAATTATCATCACGAGAGTAATGGAAGCTATTGCTTCATATATTCCTTACGGTGGAGCAATATTAATTATCATCATGATTCTTAATATTACACATCAGGGACATTTATTCCACTGGATGGATCCGGATTTAACAGATCCTACGTCAGCACACTTTGATGTGATCCTGTTTGAAAAGAAAATTTTCCTGAATATTCCTTTCTACGCAATCAGAACATTTATCTATGTTTTGGGAGCATCATTCTTTGCTTGGAAACTGAAAGCTCAGTCTAAAAAAGTTGATGATACAAAATCTTTGGTTGAGTATCAGTTCCTTTACAGATGGGCAGTTGGTTACATCGCATTCTTCGGATTTGCTTCTGCAGCATGGGCTTGGGACTGGTTGATGTCTATTGACCCTCACTGGTATTCTACAATGTATATCTGGTATTCAATGGTTAGCTGTCTTTCAAGTGGTGTTGCGGTTATTATTTTATTAAGTGTTTATCTTAAGAAAAATGGTTTCCTTCCACAGTTTAATGACAATCACTTGCATGACTTAGGAGTATTCCTTTTCGCTACAAGTTTACTTTGGACGTATACATGGTTTGCACAGTTCATGTTATACTGGTATGCAAACATTCCGGAAGAGGTAAATTATTTCTTCGGAAGATTCCAGCACTATTCACCTACTTTCCTTCCGATGTTGGTATTCAACTTCCTTTTACCTTTATTGGTATTGGTGAGCAGCAGCATCAAGAGAAATTACAAAGTAGTAACTACAATGGCTTGTATCGTAATCTTCGGTCACCTTTTGGATTATTTCAACATGGTAATGCCGGGAACAGTGGGTCCTTTCTGGAAAACACCTGAATTGCTATTATTGGTAGCCGGAGCGGTATTATTTGTGGTAGGATTATTTATGTTTACAGTGCTTTCAGCATTATCTAAACTAAAATTAATTCCTACAGGTAACCCTTACCTACACGAATCTGAAATTTACGAATATCCTTTCTAA
- a CDS encoding YfgM family protein produces the protein MAKLGNKAPNEQEGKETVEFFKDLDREALNTERFLEKYSKPLGIAFGVLVLGVLGFFGYQQFVVAPKNAEAVKTYLSAQKNLTEGKDKEALGGKSAANPGFLGTYNEYSSTKVGKLAGYNAALLKFKEGKYQEAYDLMDQFSSDNKTLEAMKYGVMADAQSGLNKNTEALSLLDKAVSASNDPYTTYYFTRKAGILALGLKKNAEAKKYFTTIDEKYQDYDNGMSDSYIEMSKYLN, from the coding sequence ATGGCAAAATTGGGAAATAAGGCTCCGAACGAGCAGGAAGGTAAAGAAACAGTGGAATTCTTTAAAGACCTTGACAGAGAAGCTTTAAACACAGAAAGATTCCTTGAAAAATATTCAAAACCATTAGGTATTGCTTTTGGCGTACTTGTTTTAGGCGTTTTAGGATTCTTCGGATACCAACAGTTTGTGGTAGCTCCAAAAAATGCTGAGGCAGTAAAAACATATCTTTCTGCACAGAAAAATCTTACAGAAGGTAAAGATAAAGAAGCTTTAGGTGGAAAATCTGCGGCTAATCCAGGATTTTTAGGTACTTACAATGAGTATTCTTCTACTAAAGTGGGTAAACTGGCTGGTTACAATGCGGCTCTTTTAAAATTCAAGGAAGGAAAATATCAGGAAGCTTATGATCTGATGGATCAGTTTTCTTCAGACAACAAGACTTTGGAAGCAATGAAATATGGAGTAATGGCAGATGCACAGTCTGGTTTGAACAAAAACACTGAAGCTTTAAGCCTTTTAGACAAAGCAGTTTCTGCATCAAATGACCCTTATACAACGTATTATTTTACAAGAAAAGCTGGTATTTTGGCTTTAGGTTTAAAGAAAAATGCAGAAGCTAAAAAATATTTTACTACCATCGACGAAAAGTATCAGGATTACGACAACGGAATGTCTGATTCTTATATTGAAATGTCTAAATATTTAAACTAA
- the nrfD gene encoding NrfD/PsrC family molybdoenzyme membrane anchor subunit → MSGHYEAPIREPLIIGHKTYHDITEDIARPIEERAGKLWWISLYAALVLFIYGFGCIAYTIGTGIGSWGLNRTINWGWDITNFVWWVGIGHAGTLISAVLLLFRQRWRMSVNRSAEAMTIFAVVQAALFPVIHMGRVWVGYWVFPLPNQFGTLWTNFNSPLFWDVFAISTYFSVSTVFWFIGLIPDFAMIRDRAKTPWTKKIYTLLSFGWGGKAKHWQRFEEVSLVLAGLATPLVFSVHTTVSFDFATSVIKGWHSTIYPPYFVAGAIFSGFAMVQTLLLIARKVCHLEDYITMYHIEIMNIVIVLTGGMVTVAYATEYFIGWYSGSRYEDFTYLSPGAAVGPYWWAFWALIICNLVVPALFWFKRVRTNIIATFIIALIINIGMWFERFDIIVINLSRDYLPGSWTMFKPTIIDVGVYLGTIGFFSVLFLLYARTFPVIAQAELKSILKISGETYKVKEGDEHH, encoded by the coding sequence ATGTCAGGACATTACGAAGCTCCGATAAGAGAACCTCTAATTATTGGTCACAAAACTTATCACGATATCACTGAAGATATTGCACGACCTATCGAAGAAAGAGCAGGAAAACTATGGTGGATTTCACTATATGCAGCCTTAGTTCTTTTCATCTACGGATTTGGCTGTATCGCATACACTATCGGAACAGGTATTGGATCATGGGGGCTTAACAGAACTATTAACTGGGGTTGGGATATTACCAACTTCGTATGGTGGGTAGGTATTGGTCACGCCGGTACGCTGATCTCAGCAGTATTATTATTATTTAGACAGAGATGGAGAATGTCTGTAAACAGATCTGCAGAGGCGATGACGATCTTTGCGGTTGTACAGGCAGCTTTGTTCCCGGTAATTCACATGGGTAGAGTTTGGGTAGGATATTGGGTTTTCCCTCTTCCTAACCAGTTTGGTACACTTTGGACCAACTTTAACTCTCCGCTATTCTGGGACGTATTTGCAATCTCTACTTATTTCTCAGTATCTACAGTATTCTGGTTTATAGGTTTGATTCCTGACTTTGCAATGATCAGAGACAGAGCAAAAACGCCTTGGACCAAAAAAATCTATACATTACTGTCTTTCGGATGGGGTGGAAAAGCAAAACACTGGCAGAGATTTGAAGAAGTATCTTTGGTTTTGGCTGGTTTGGCAACTCCACTTGTATTCTCGGTACACACTACGGTATCATTTGACTTCGCAACTTCAGTTATAAAAGGATGGCACTCTACGATCTATCCTCCTTACTTCGTTGCGGGTGCGATCTTCTCAGGATTTGCAATGGTACAGACGCTATTGTTGATCGCAAGAAAAGTATGTCACCTTGAAGACTACATCACCATGTATCATATCGAAATTATGAACATCGTAATCGTATTGACAGGTGGTATGGTAACTGTAGCTTATGCAACTGAATATTTTATCGGATGGTATTCTGGTTCAAGATACGAAGACTTTACTTATCTTTCTCCGGGTGCTGCAGTAGGACCTTACTGGTGGGCATTCTGGGCATTGATTATCTGTAACCTTGTTGTTCCTGCATTATTCTGGTTCAAGAGAGTAAGAACAAACATCATTGCTACATTTATTATTGCTTTAATTATCAACATCGGTATGTGGTTTGAGCGTTTTGACATAATTGTAATCAACCTTTCGAGAGATTACCTTCCAGGATCTTGGACGATGTTTAAACCAACCATCATTGACGTTGGAGTATATTTGGGAACAATCGGATTCTTCTCTGTATTATTCTTATTATATGCAAGAACATTCCCTGTAATTGCACAGGCTGAATTGAAGAGTATCTTAAAAATTTCAGGTGAAACCTATAAAGTAAAAGAAGGAGATGAGCACCACTAA
- a CDS encoding DUF3341 domain-containing protein: MSTTKIVYGLYADDDDLMNGVKAFNDKGISINEVYTPFPVHGLDKALGLKKTRISDAAFIFALYGVTIGITLSWYIMNHDWPQNIGGKPAFTWVNNFPAFIDPMFELMVFCTAHMMSLTFFVRNKMYPGAPAQNPDPRTTDDKFLMEFVTDDVESVKQLLIETGVEEITVKDA, translated from the coding sequence ATGAGCACCACTAAAATTGTATACGGACTTTATGCTGATGACGACGATTTAATGAACGGCGTTAAAGCATTCAACGATAAAGGGATCTCTATAAACGAAGTTTATACTCCTTTCCCTGTTCACGGCCTTGATAAAGCTTTGGGATTAAAGAAAACAAGAATTTCTGATGCCGCATTTATCTTCGCACTTTATGGTGTAACCATTGGTATTACTTTATCATGGTACATTATGAACCATGACTGGCCACAGAATATTGGTGGTAAGCCGGCATTCACATGGGTAAACAACTTCCCTGCTTTCATCGACCCGATGTTTGAATTGATGGTTTTCTGTACTGCTCACATGATGTCATTAACTTTCTTTGTAAGAAATAAAATGTATCCTGGAGCTCCGGCACAGAATCCTGATCCAAGAACTACTGACGATAAATTCTTAATGGAGTTTGTAACAGACGATGTAGAATCTGTAAAGCAGCTTCTTATTGAGACCGGTGTAGAAGAGATAACTGTAAAAGATGCTTAA
- a CDS encoding adenine phosphoribosyltransferase — translation MASEELIKRLNETIENIPDFPIDGIQFKDISTIFLDHQLYKDVIEDFVQFSKGKIDAVCGIESRGYLFGIAIASALEVPFILIRKAGKLPPPVISESYDLEYGSAVIETRHGQIKKGQRILIHDDLLATGGTTEAAAKLVEKQGANVSQFSFLIGLKALRGEEKLKKFDAEIYRILEY, via the coding sequence ATGGCTTCTGAAGAACTGATCAAAAGATTAAATGAAACGATAGAAAACATTCCTGATTTTCCTATTGACGGAATTCAGTTTAAAGATATTTCGACTATTTTTCTCGATCATCAGCTTTATAAAGATGTAATTGAAGATTTTGTACAGTTCAGCAAAGGAAAAATCGATGCCGTCTGTGGAATTGAAAGCCGCGGTTATCTTTTCGGAATTGCGATCGCCTCAGCTTTGGAAGTTCCTTTCATTTTAATCAGAAAAGCAGGAAAACTGCCACCACCAGTCATTTCAGAAAGTTATGATCTTGAGTACGGAAGTGCTGTGATCGAAACCCGTCACGGACAGATCAAAAAAGGACAGCGCATTTTGATTCACGACGATCTACTGGCAACAGGCGGAACCACAGAAGCTGCTGCCAAATTAGTTGAAAAACAAGGAGCAAATGTTTCGCAGTTCAGTTTTTTAATTGGGTTGAAAGCCCTTCGCGGAGAGGAGAAATTAAAGAAATTTGATGCGGAAATTTACCGCATTTTAGAATATTAA